In the Anolis sagrei isolate rAnoSag1 chromosome 1, rAnoSag1.mat, whole genome shotgun sequence genome, TCGGAAGGGTCTGGAAATGACATCCATTTTATACCCCAATTTGGCATTGAATAAACCTCTTTTGTCCAATATGGTTGCTGGCTGTTAAGGTGGGCTGGGAGGGGGGCGAAGGCTTGGGACAGGATACATTATTTAGTTATGCATATGTAACTAAATAGTTAATGTAGaatatcaatagataccacttaaATTGCAATGACTGACCAAAATATAGGGTTACTCTAATTTCAATTAATATTTCTCACAATatcatacttttttaaaatagctTCCCCAACCCAACCAACAACCAATACAAACCGATAACTCTCTTCCCCAGAAAAAGGCAGCCAGTTATAAGCCATATTGATTGTAGACTCCAGTGGGAGCCATGTTACTCTTTGCCTACTAACCCACTTTCAACACATTATATTTTTACAATAGTAAATAATTGATATCCTGAAACCATAAGGTTTTAccagcaacaaaaaataattattaaatctATTCTTCtacctcagtggttcccaacctgtggtccatggaccaccagtggtctgcaagaatgaaaatatggtctgcagcctcaccattactacaccgttgcttcGAAACCATgaggcaacaagagcgactggtctcacaaaaccctcttatagtgccaaggcaacaggaatgtcaggaggggagaggctgactacctacaaaagattactaccaccacattagctctagattattaaatatgtttttctgtgggcaagcaaacggcgactactggatggcatagttctgtatcagaaactagagctgatgtggtctagccaattcaattttctgaatcagcaccccaaataaccaaccagaatctaaatggttctggccctacttacctctccgaacgcatctcctcctatgaaccgaccaggacattaagatcatctggggatgccctgctcttggtctcgcctgcatcacaggtacgcttggcggggacgagagacagggccttctctgtggtggcccctcggctgtggaacgccctgcctgtagatatcagattggccccctccctgctggcgtttcggaggaaagtgaagacctggctattcgaacaagcatttgattaaacagtgtaattgaacataggaatacggaataatggatgacgagactggattctgattttactgttgaggagCTATTGATTGTTATACTGAAGTTAGTGAtttatgttataattgttttaattgcctgATACTGTTTTGTAAtgctttgtattgatgttgttcaccgctttgagttacctgagggctgagaaaagcagtatagaaataaagtaaataaataaataataaatttaaagttgaccaaaaactgattcgtaacccttttgatactaatattggagagtggtccctggtcaaagtggtccctgatcaaagtggtccctggtcaagtgatccctggtaaaaaaaaaagttgggaatcactattattttcttctttttcttctttgctgTTTTCCATCTTAGCAGTTtgcttttcattctttcttctctttcttctgatGATCTTGCTCTTTTTTCCATGCCTCTTGGAAGAGAGGTGTCAAGTACTTCGAAGAGAATTATTATTACCATCTTAGTGGATGGAGATAATGTTTTGTCCCCTGAGTGCCATATTATAAAAAAGGGCATTCCCATCTGTACTTTATTCCTGGTGTAATTTAGTATACAGTTGTAAATCTTTTCCCCCCTCaaactctttttttccttcttcctccaacGTCTTGAAAACAATTACTAAACAATCTTTATATTAAACTTCTGGAAGACCATTGAATTTGTTGAAGACAGTCACTTTCTAGGGAAACTTGGAAAATCTGATGATTATGTTTTTGGAGACACCACATTTGTACATCCTTGTAAAATCCTTGTAAGTTATGTGTCACGCAGGATCAATTGTTACCAGTTAAATAAGAAACATGATGAGATTGCTCTTCTTTTTCTGGAAAACCTATTACGGTATATTAATGTTAAGGCTACAAATTGCCATTTTTGCAACTTCTTCCACGTCTTCTTCTAAAGTGTTAGGGTTATAGCTTACAACCTTTAAACACTTTTGTCATGTGCTACAGCCTAGTCAAAGACATCACATTTGTTCTCTCAGTGCCATTAAAAGACCTTGACAGTTTGATAAATGTAgacatttctgtgtgccaagatgctAGAACCTCTTGCTGAAACTCTTCTCTAAGCTGAGGAATGAATTACCTGCCATATTTTCTATTCTAGGCCTGTTACTTGTTGTCACCTTATATTGCCCAGGTGCCACTGCTAATATTACCTTATGAGAAGATGTCAAGTTTTTATATTCCAAACCTTCTACCATATCCTCTTCTGACTTAATTTCCATAATTATTTTCATTCAATGTATTCATTATTATGGTGATAGTGGCTTGGCGATTGTAAAATTGAATTTCATAGAGTGGAGTTGCTGCTATTTTCTCCTGCAATGTGCCACAACCCTAAGCAAAATTACGTATTTGAAAACCAGCTCTCAACCTCTGCTAAATATCTTAATCTGAGGCTGGAAATAAGTTTTTGATTGTCGAGAAAgattagcaaacaaacaaacacctttCTTACCCATTGAATAACACTTAACAAGCTTAAAATGTACAATGTACCCTCATGCCatgttacaagggttgaatgaaaagtaatgcctccaccttcgttacttgggttgggatgggaatattttaataaatcaaatgcagaaataatccttagaatgtgctctttaactaccactatttgcttttccacacaatcaccagacaattggatacatttctgacaatgatgaacaagttttctaaagCCGTCACAGAAGTCAACACTGTTTCTGCaatccatcgtgcacagatcttccgatagccaagcaaagcaataatgtgacccacacgtccttgtgaaatgccaattatgcttgaaatttctctgagtgatacgacgatcatcctgaatcaatctatcaaccttttgcttgtgaaactcggtggttggtgtcacaggatgtccaactctttgtttgtcacgcaagtcagatgtttccacctcaacatctttaaacttacttgcccaaagACACACAGTacccacatcaacacaatcaccataaacagcttgcattctctgatgaatctcctttggggtgataccttctgctgttaattccaatgactgcacgttgcttaagtcgcattgaccgaccaactgtgcagggttccatactttgcactttaacaacacaaccattcaatgctaaggcttcccgccaaaatggaactgtaaaggagagtctactgaacaagccagtacctgccgcataccagtactgccatctgttgaggagttacgaaggtggaggcattacttttcattcaaccctcgtacaaggaagaaaaggcagaaggagATGAAGCAGTATTTCCTAATGCAGCCATCTTTAACTTGGTCACATGGGCTAGGATTGGCTGCTGGTATAATACAACTCAGCTGGAGGGCACCAAGACAGGGAAGGATAACCTAATTGTTAATTTAATGATCAGATACTTTGTGATTTGAGTGTTGACCCATGTTATGTAGCCCATACCATTTGAATGTGTTGAGAGCCAAGCAAGCATCTGAGAGCTCATGGTAGTCTAGCTTCCTCTTCCTctaacctttctttccttctcatacTTGCAGCCACTTTTGAAGTGCAACTTAACAGGTTGGCCTTTTGTGTGCATATGTAAACAACAGAATGGAGTAGTCACTCTACCAAGAATATGGAAAGGATTCAAATGCCCTGCAAAACGttgtaaaacaacaaaaaagttgTGCAATTGAGCTTGATCCATTTTCCAATTATCTTACCAAGGGATAATTGGCATGTAAATCTGTCAACCACTACCAGCATGCTGGAGCTCTCTAGGGTCCCTTGCTAGAGAGTTAGAGAAGCACAGCACTTTCCACCAGTGGCTCTCGTGCCACACCATGCCATCCAGTTCACATTGCCAGCTGAGACAACTAGGAATCTGTAGTCAGATCTTGGTTTTGGTTGTGTGAAAACTATTCTGGGCAGGTTAGGAAAGCAATGCGGAACAGGCCAGCATGTAGGGCTAGATTCTAATCCTGGTAAAGCAAGAACTTGCTGAGGTTATGAATACATTCTTTCTCTCCACTTAAAGATCACCAACtgggaaaatattattttaatcttatttctTCGTCTGTGAACTAGACTGAGTTAGGCTTGTGTAGTATAGCATATGAACTCTCCATTCATTTTGGCAATGGAAAACTGACTTTGTGATTTAAGGTAAGTGGCAAATATATCTCTGCATCACTGATCCTAGCTTCCCTTAAGAGAAACATAGCATTCCTTTTTTAATGACAGCATAGGAAAATGTTGGAGGTTCAGAAAACCAGAGAGGTACTATGCATGAGTATGAAAATAGGGATATCTTCTTTCCATTGATATCTTTCCAATCATGACCATTAAAACATGTTCCCACCTCCACCAACCTGTTGTCTCCCAGTATCCCATTCATACACTACATGTAGTTATTAATACAATCTAGTGCAACAGTTGCTATAGAACTAAAGCTGTACATCAAGGTCTAAATTCAAGagctagtcccaactagagtaatgTAAATCCATGGAATTAATAGAAACCTGGTGAATCAACCACACCCATGCAATTCCATTAACTTAACAGGCTCAATTTAGTTggaactagcaattggatttaagccTTTAAAACTGCATAATGtgcatattttatttcatttgctatggaatttcatttcatttttgttaTACAGTCTGAGTAGTTGTTTGCTTCAGAATTGTATGCAAAATGCATAGAAAATTCATGTTTGAGTGTGGCACACACCTATGGGATGGATAGGGAATGGAAGATGGGCTTGATACATCCTGGAGAGGTCAGCCTTTTCAACGAGTGAATTAACAGAGAAGATAGAGTGGATGGACAAACAGAGACAATATAATGCACAAATTCCAAATATGTCCAAATATCAGGGAGTTTCATCTTTAAGATTTTTAACTGTATTGCATTTCTATTCCTACAATGCACATTAAGTGTGGGCTTCAAAGCCCTTTACCACTCTAACCTAAACATTGACAATATTGGCTTTTACTTCAGTAAAGCTTAATTCTTAAATAAGCTTAAATCCGCTTTAGATTGTGGCAGTGTTCTCTGTTGAGCAAACTGGAATTCCCAGGAAATGGTCTTTATACTAAGCCAAATTACTTGCTCATCTAACTGAGTATTATCTACaccgtttttttttaaatctaactCGGTTATCTGACACAATTTTATTCTTCAATGCATCAGGAACGAATACTGTGTAACTGTGCCATATTGACACATGAACACAGCTCCCTCTCAAATGTTCATGTACAGATAACAGATGGCTCATGGACTGATACCAATTCATGGTCAATTGCTTCGAGTaacaatggtctttggtgactagCAGCAACTCTCCAGAGTTTCAAGCAAGGGTTTTTCTGGAGATTCAAGGAAACTCCTGAATTTTCTTTGGGGCTGTCTATGCTGTTTCAATGAGCTATAACCCTTCTCCCCTCATTAAAGACTTCAATACTTTTAATACAAActtcaacttaaaaaaaaacatgattctTTAATTCTGCTGATCTATTATCATTTCTCAGTGATTTTAGTCTCAGAATAATTTTGATTTCTGCAAATTCTCTAGTCACATGTGCCAATTCTCTGGAGAAATATGCTCCTTGAAATCAAATATCAACATTGGAAAAGGAATTTTGAGGTTCTAGAATGAGAATATGTGAAATATTTTGCCCAAAATCACTAAAACAAAAGGGAGATTGACATGGAGATTTGAATAAACCTTGCCTATTGTAAATCCTGTTTACAACTTCACAAGATGATTGAGTGCTGTTCGATCAAATCTGGACATCAAAATGATTCACACAACCATAATCTTGCTACTGAACAGGTCCTGTGAAAAATTCAGCATTTGTCCATTTTGAATGCTACAAATGGACTCAATCCATTTACTATGGGGAGTATAAGTGAACAGAAATTTGGGCATGCACACTGCGATGGTTTAGCATCACCAAACGACTAGAAGGCCAAACTGGACTGACTTCAGAGTCATAATATGCAAATATTGGAAATGAAGCACTAGAGAGTTCATTTAAATCATGAGACAGAGGGATCAAATCCAAATACAGCAGTATATTCCAAGTATCCTTGATGTGCTTATTGCATCTCTTTCCATTGGCAGGCAAAGACCTTATTGTTTATCCAGACCTCTGACAGCTAATTATCCCTTTTAATTAGGGTATACTGTATGTTTGTAATCAGCATTCTTATGTTGTAATTACTTTTAAAGCTGTtcatgtttttaatatgtttgtgtaattgctttttaattttgtattatctcttgttttaactaGATTTGGTTTTAATCTTATATTGTGAGCTACTGTGGGTTCCATTCTGTGAGAATGGAGAGATAGaaactgtatatatgtatgtatatatgtatgtatgagcATGagttgttatgttgtgtattgttttTTATCCTGCCTGGGGTCTCTTTCATCAATCACACTTTTGTCTCAAATGTGCTTATTCTCCTTTCCATAATTCCTCCCTGCTAGGCAACAGCAAGAATATGCAGAATGGCACCTCAGCTCCTGAATTCATCCTGCTGGGTTTCCTTGGACTCCAGAAGTTCTGGTTCCTCTTATTCATCACTTTCTTGACTGCCTACCTCTTCATACTCCTTGGAAATGtttttatcattatcatcataaacATGGATGTGGACCTACGTATCCCTATGTACTTCTTCCTGAGCAATTTCTCCTTCCTGGAAATATGCTACACCTCAGTCACTGTCCCTCGGCTTCTGGTGGACTTCCTCACTGGCTCCCGTGCCATCTCCTTCCAGAGGTGCATCACCCAGatgtatttcttcttcttctttggtaCCACAGAATTCCTCCTCTTGGCTACCATGGCTTATGACCGGTATTTAGCCATCTGCCAACCACTGAGGTATCCAGTGCTCATGAATGGCCGTGCTTGTATCCGCTTGGCCTTGACTTCCTGGCTGAGCGGCTCCCTCACCCCTTTCTTGCCCACAGCCTTTATCTCCCAGCTCCCCTTCAACAGTAGTAACCAGATCAACCACTTCTTCTGTGACACAGGGCCATTGATTGAGCTTTCAACTGGAGACACCTTTATGGCTCAGGCAATGATTTTTCTTGTCTCGGCAGTGATTGTGCCTGTGTCCTTCCTTCTGACTTTGATTTCTTATGCCCTGATCATTTTTACCATCTGGCACATCCCCTCTGCTTCTGGAAGGTATAAGGCCTTTTCCACATGTTCCAGCCACCTCATGGTGGTTACCATCTTCTATGGCACAGTCATCTTCATGTACCTCTGTCCACGTTCTGGCCGGTCTTCTGACATGAACAAAATGATATCTGTTTTCTATGCTGTAGTCACTCCTATGCTGAATCCTATCATTTACACCCTGAGGAACAAAGATGTGAAAAGAGCTCTGGAGAAAATTCTCAACCAAGTAAAGGACAAGTGGTGGACACATGGAGGGAAAGCCTTTCTCGCTAAGGAGACACAGGCCACATGTTAGATGAGGGCTGTTTATTGAAGGTGCCTTCTTACTGAGGAATTTTGCGAGGCAAATATTCATTACATGTGCTTTTTGTTGGTGTTCCAGCTACATTCTCAGGCTCTTCTAATAGGGTACAGCTGTCATCTACAAATGTTAAGCAATATTTTATGAGTACAGTACATGATTTGTATTGAAAAAAGTCTTCAAAGCTGTTTTCTTGTTTGGGATTTATTGCTGCTGCAATGAGAGATGAAAAATCAGTGTAGCAAAGCCATATGCTTTTTTGTATTCATGCTATTTATGCACTAAACTGCAGTCTACATACCTTGGATATGGATAAGTGACAATTAAGGAGCTAGTTATTTTGGACAGGGATTTTGAATATTTGCAATTAATCTAGATCTCAATTTTCTAtgtagttttcttttaaaaaaaatatttcagaactAGTTCTCTGACCAAACTTATACCAGTTtctctcatcacactagaacgtggatccactttaaatccattttctgcctcctgcagaattctgatccttgtagtttagggaggggccttcaAACTGTTCAGACAGACAGTTCttgtcctccctaaactacaagccccggaattctgcaggaggcagaaaatggatttaaagtggacccatgctctagtgcaggcatgtgcaaacttcagccctccaagtgttttggacttcagctcccacaattcctggcctcaggccctttcctttcacccctcagccgcttaagctaggaattgtgggagttgaagtccaacatacctgggccaaagtttgcacatgcctgcactagtgtgatgaggctgtaagAAATGCTCTTGCAAAATCGGTTCAATTTCTTTTGAGAAGTGGCTATGTGACACATCACATGgttttggggttggggggggggggcgactttGGTTCCAAAAAAGGGTAGAATTAGATAAAGTTGGTTCAAGTTGGCTTGGATATCCGGAATACAACTTTGAGCTTTCTCATGTTAATTctgaaattattttatattatctatATTTTTCACGATTTTGTTAGCACTTTTGTATATATTCTCTGTACATTTGTTGCATTTTCCATGCCCATTGGCTAGCACAATAAATTCACtgaattaatatatttttaccatggcattttgcttgtttttgatAGGTGGTGCATGTGAACATAATAAAGTAAAAAGCCCTGTATCAATGACTATAAAGTATTTAAGAAGCAACAACAATCAGTGTAGCCAGTGAAAGAATCATACTACAAACATTATCACCAATGAATAAAGCTGTTTAATGAAATTATGAGATTGATGCTGATGCTGATGGAGACCTCACATTTACAGAGTCATCATACATAGAATataacttgaaggcaaataacagaaataacaacaaaattatatattaatttttaaagccagagttccaatacctGCTACAGGGATTGTAACCCTTCATTTAACAGCACTACTATTGGTAATTGGGGAGGGTGGATTGACATTATGGTCTTTCATCTTTACACTTTAAACATAAGGTTAAATGCACTATTGATTTTGAATAGTACGGTAGTATCTATTTAATGGCTTTTGAGCTTTTCTGTGATGCGTTGTTTtagctatattttatttttaccttaTACCATAAGCTGTCTTGGTTCACATATTTGGTGAAACGTAGGATATATATACAATACATCTACAGTATGTATGTACATACAATGTAGTcaaatttttttccccaaaaaataaaAAGCTAAATTATAAAACACATCACTGTAATGGTAAGTTATCTGTTCTGGGACCTCAGCACTAGGATtgcaattaattaattacttTTTCAAAATAACATTCTGCATTCTGGATCAAAGACACTGCTGCTCCCATCTGGTTCATCTGATGAGTACCGGGTATGATCGGAACCCTCTCATCTGCCCCGACAGATGTGTTATATCAAATCCAGTGGATCCCAGATGTGTGTTGTTGTGCAAACGCACGCACATTTCAGGATTGCTGGATCAGGGCCATACCGCAGACTCTGCCAAATTTTCTTCAAGTTGTCTAATTCCTTCAGTCCTGTGTAGTTATGT is a window encoding:
- the LOC132761900 gene encoding olfactory receptor 11L1-like, which gives rise to MLCIVFYPAWGLFHQSHFCLKCAYSPFHNSSLLGNSKNMQNGTSAPEFILLGFLGLQKFWFLLFITFLTAYLFILLGNVFIIIIINMDVDLRIPMYFFLSNFSFLEICYTSVTVPRLLVDFLTGSRAISFQRCITQMYFFFFFGTTEFLLLATMAYDRYLAICQPLRYPVLMNGRACIRLALTSWLSGSLTPFLPTAFISQLPFNSSNQINHFFCDTGPLIELSTGDTFMAQAMIFLVSAVIVPVSFLLTLISYALIIFTIWHIPSASGRYKAFSTCSSHLMVVTIFYGTVIFMYLCPRSGRSSDMNKMISVFYAVVTPMLNPIIYTLRNKDVKRALEKILNQVKDKWWTHGGKAFLAKETQATC